The Algoriphagus sp. TR-M9 genome has a window encoding:
- a CDS encoding ABC transporter permease, which translates to MEFYSGGSLETQAYLRYTMQKEIKPPRLFLRFFRWFCTKELLDSIEGDLLELYHDRLEKEGRFKADSKFIWDVLLLFRPGIIGIKNSEYKTNHIDMFLNNFKIARRTLWKNKTSTLINMLGLSIGITSCLLIAMFINHEMSYDSFQPNAKRIGRVVMEYSFLGSDESEKGTFTSTKVAQVFSSTFPEVEKGIRMSKSAAILQLQGSPVTEPDFMYADSTFFDAFAFTMLQGNPKTALNGPDKVVLTESMAKKYFGDSNPVGQGLEIGESKTMFEVTGVMEDYPYNSQFRFDFLASFSSLGQNQNNTYWNANYTTYLLLQDQSSFGSLAEKIPPFMEKESADVGANINFTLEPFDRVHLHSPYSDFVPNTSIEYLYMLAGVAFLILVIVCFTYINLSTAKSVERAKEVGIRKVSGAQPSQLFWQFIGESCLLSGLSVLVSIILVYLFLPGFNNLINRQLHLEDLLTPVFIGFALSLVLVISLTAGAYPALILSKFQPMKVLKGVFKNTDSAKWLQQSLTVFQFGISVFLIIATLIVQGQLNFIHSRDLGYDRSHILSLPVGWGTGFQKVNTLKKELKSNSQILEVSRTGSSPVSISSGYSMNLPTRPENEVIAVNGNPVDENFIQVTGLELLAGSNFTEQQVMQTDSEGNDELAFHYIITESAAAKFGWSPEEAVGKEMILNDQGPVVGVIKDFHFQSLRNDIQPLVLFTASWGGRLLVKINGENIPETLDFIEKTWDKVLPEMPYSYKFLDEDYTRMYQSEMQLGKIMNLFSTIAIILACLGLFGLSSYLIQQRLKEVSIRKVLGASTFQILNILSGNFVRLVLLSILIASPIAYWAMGLWLNDFVFHISTPWWAVAVAAVITLAIGLLTSGIHGIKAALSNPVKNLKSE; encoded by the coding sequence TTGGAATTCTATTCCGGAGGTAGCCTGGAAACTCAAGCTTACCTAAGATATACGATGCAAAAGGAAATCAAGCCACCCCGGTTGTTTCTTCGATTTTTCCGCTGGTTTTGCACTAAAGAATTACTCGATTCTATAGAGGGTGATTTGCTGGAGCTATATCATGATCGTTTGGAAAAGGAGGGGAGATTTAAAGCTGATAGCAAGTTTATATGGGATGTCCTGCTCTTATTCAGGCCGGGAATTATAGGAATCAAAAACAGCGAATATAAAACTAATCACATCGATATGTTTCTCAATAATTTTAAAATCGCCAGAAGGACACTTTGGAAAAACAAGACATCTACCCTCATCAACATGCTTGGCTTATCCATCGGGATTACCTCTTGCTTATTGATTGCCATGTTTATCAATCATGAAATGAGCTATGATTCCTTTCAGCCCAATGCAAAAAGAATAGGTAGGGTAGTGATGGAATATTCCTTTTTGGGCTCAGATGAAAGTGAAAAGGGTACGTTCACCAGTACGAAGGTAGCCCAGGTTTTTTCCAGCACCTTTCCAGAAGTTGAGAAAGGAATCCGGATGAGTAAATCGGCTGCGATTTTGCAACTTCAGGGAAGCCCCGTTACAGAACCGGATTTTATGTATGCTGACTCCACCTTCTTTGATGCCTTTGCTTTCACTATGCTACAAGGAAATCCCAAAACAGCCCTGAATGGTCCCGATAAGGTAGTTTTGACAGAAAGCATGGCCAAAAAATATTTTGGGGATTCCAACCCTGTGGGACAAGGGCTTGAGATCGGTGAAAGTAAAACCATGTTTGAAGTAACCGGAGTAATGGAAGATTACCCCTATAACTCCCAGTTTCGATTTGATTTTTTGGCTTCATTTTCTTCTTTGGGACAGAATCAAAATAACACCTATTGGAATGCCAATTACACCACCTACTTGCTTCTTCAAGATCAAAGCTCTTTTGGGAGTCTGGCGGAAAAAATCCCCCCTTTTATGGAAAAGGAATCAGCGGATGTGGGAGCAAATATCAATTTTACCTTAGAGCCTTTTGATCGGGTGCATTTACATTCCCCATATTCAGATTTTGTGCCCAACACAAGCATAGAATACCTGTATATGTTAGCAGGAGTGGCATTTTTAATATTGGTCATTGTTTGTTTTACGTATATCAACCTGAGTACTGCCAAATCTGTGGAGCGTGCCAAGGAAGTAGGGATTCGAAAAGTTTCCGGAGCACAGCCTTCCCAGCTTTTTTGGCAGTTTATTGGGGAATCCTGCTTGCTTTCCGGATTGTCAGTACTGGTCAGCATAATATTGGTTTACCTATTTCTTCCCGGTTTTAATAATTTGATCAACCGTCAATTGCATTTGGAAGATTTGCTAACCCCTGTATTTATAGGCTTTGCACTAAGCCTTGTCCTGGTGATTAGTTTAACCGCAGGGGCTTATCCAGCCCTGATTCTGTCCAAATTTCAACCAATGAAGGTGCTGAAGGGAGTTTTTAAAAACACCGATTCAGCAAAATGGCTGCAGCAATCATTGACTGTCTTTCAATTTGGGATCTCTGTGTTTCTCATCATAGCCACATTGATTGTGCAAGGGCAGCTCAATTTTATCCATAGCAGGGATTTGGGATACGATAGGTCACACATCCTTTCTCTCCCAGTAGGCTGGGGTACCGGATTTCAGAAGGTCAATACACTCAAGAAGGAGCTGAAGTCCAATTCTCAGATACTGGAGGTTTCCAGAACTGGATCCAGTCCGGTGAGCATTTCCAGTGGTTACAGTATGAATTTGCCTACTAGACCGGAAAATGAGGTCATCGCTGTGAATGGTAATCCAGTAGATGAAAACTTTATTCAGGTCACAGGATTGGAACTTTTGGCGGGGTCTAATTTTACTGAGCAACAGGTAATGCAGACTGATTCAGAAGGTAATGATGAACTAGCGTTTCACTACATCATCACAGAAAGTGCTGCTGCTAAATTCGGCTGGAGCCCAGAAGAAGCCGTGGGAAAGGAAATGATCCTTAATGACCAGGGTCCTGTGGTGGGGGTGATTAAAGATTTCCATTTTCAGTCCCTACGAAATGACATCCAGCCTTTGGTTCTGTTTACCGCTTCCTGGGGTGGAAGATTGTTGGTGAAAATCAACGGGGAGAATATTCCGGAGACCCTGGATTTTATAGAGAAAACCTGGGACAAAGTATTGCCAGAAATGCCTTATTCCTACAAATTCCTGGATGAGGATTATACCAGAATGTATCAGTCGGAAATGCAGCTGGGGAAGATTATGAATCTTTTTTCCACCATTGCGATCATTCTGGCCTGTTTGGGCTTATTTGGATTATCTTCTTATTTGATCCAGCAGCGCTTGAAGGAGGTGAGTATCCGCAAAGTGTTAGGGGCTTCCACCTTCCAGATTTTGAATATTCTTTCAGGAAATTTCGTGCGGTTGGTTTTGCTGTCAATCCTGATTGCCTCTCCGATTGCCTACTGGGCTATGGGGCTATGGCTTAATGATTTTGTCTTTCATATCAGTACACCCTGGTGGGCTGTGGCTGTAGCCGCTGTGATAACTTTAGCCATAGGTCTCCTCACCTCAGGAATTCACGGTATAAAAGCCGCTCTGAGCAACCCGGTGAAGAACCTGAAAAGTGAGTAA
- a CDS encoding aldo/keto reductase: MDIKKIALGSQGLRVPKIGLGCMGMTGFEEGNMYGKADEKEAIATIHRSFELGGNFLDTADLYGPLKNEQLIAKAIKGNRDRYVLATKFGWEIDDTNKVTWAINGTKEYVKKAVERSLSNLGTDYIDLYYLHRLDKNTPIEETIEAMGLLVKEGKVGYLGLSEVSSDTVRRAHAVHPITAVQSEYSLFERTVEERGVLQTLMDLGIGFVAYSPLGRGFLSGNIRSISDLPVDDFRRAIPRFQEAHFHKNIELVKLIETMAEEKGITSSQLALAWIMSKDILPIPGTKRRKYLEQNIASVDVKLSQTELTQLESIVPLGTDTGLPYDEFSMGLID; encoded by the coding sequence ATGGATATCAAGAAAATAGCATTGGGAAGTCAGGGACTTCGTGTTCCGAAAATCGGACTGGGTTGTATGGGAATGACGGGTTTCGAAGAAGGCAATATGTATGGCAAAGCAGATGAGAAAGAAGCGATAGCTACCATTCACAGATCTTTTGAACTAGGAGGCAATTTCCTGGATACTGCAGATCTCTATGGACCGCTCAAAAATGAGCAGCTAATAGCTAAAGCGATCAAGGGAAACAGGGATAGATACGTCTTGGCTACCAAATTTGGCTGGGAGATAGACGATACAAACAAAGTGACCTGGGCGATCAACGGTACCAAGGAATATGTGAAAAAGGCGGTGGAGCGCTCCCTGAGCAACCTGGGTACCGATTACATTGACTTGTACTACCTGCACCGACTGGATAAAAATACCCCCATTGAGGAGACCATCGAGGCTATGGGCTTGCTGGTGAAAGAAGGAAAGGTGGGCTATTTGGGTCTCTCTGAGGTATCATCCGATACAGTCAGAAGAGCTCATGCAGTTCATCCCATCACCGCTGTACAGAGCGAATATTCTTTGTTTGAGCGTACAGTGGAGGAGCGAGGGGTGCTACAAACCTTGATGGACCTGGGGATAGGTTTTGTTGCCTACTCGCCTTTAGGCAGAGGCTTTTTGTCAGGGAATATTCGCAGCATATCTGATTTGCCTGTAGATGATTTCCGAAGGGCAATCCCACGCTTTCAGGAAGCGCATTTTCACAAGAATATTGAATTGGTCAAATTAATAGAGACCATGGCGGAAGAAAAAGGAATTACCTCCTCACAGCTGGCGTTAGCATGGATCATGAGCAAAGATATTTTACCAATTCCTGGAACTAAGCGTAGAAAATACCTGGAGCAGAATATAGCTTCGGTAGATGTCAAACTGAGTCAGACTGAGCTTACCCAGTTGGAAAGCATAGTCCCGCTGGGTACTGACACAGGCTTGCCCTATGATGAGTTTAGCATGGGACTAATTGATTAA
- a CDS encoding helix-turn-helix domain-containing protein, with protein sequence MNTIKSISEFHRLLSLPEPKHPMVSMINLADSIFLEDEVWKGFVNRFYCVALKREAKGKIKYGQQHYDYDKGVLSFTSPNQVQQLDLQTMECGSGYLLIFHPDFLMKHPLAQNMSRYGFFSYATNEALHLSAEEEEGLISILKKIDKECATIDRHTQEIILSQIELLLNYSKRFYERQFITRQIGNHQLLINFEQVVNKYFEREQTGLLTVHYIAKQMNLSPNYLSDLLRVHTGQNTQQHIHEKLIERAKEQLSTSNLSISEIAYALGFEHSQSFSTLFKKKTKMSPLEFRNSFN encoded by the coding sequence ATGAATACCATAAAATCAATATCAGAATTTCACCGCTTGCTGTCCTTGCCGGAGCCCAAGCATCCCATGGTGAGCATGATTAATTTAGCAGATAGTATCTTTTTAGAAGACGAGGTGTGGAAAGGATTTGTGAACAGATTTTACTGCGTTGCATTAAAAAGGGAAGCAAAAGGCAAAATAAAATATGGACAGCAACATTACGATTACGACAAAGGAGTCTTGAGTTTCACATCGCCCAATCAGGTTCAACAATTAGACCTTCAGACCATGGAGTGCGGCTCAGGATATCTATTGATTTTCCACCCGGATTTTTTGATGAAGCATCCGCTTGCCCAGAACATGAGCAGGTATGGATTTTTCTCTTATGCAACCAACGAAGCGCTTCATTTGTCGGCAGAGGAAGAAGAGGGCCTTATTTCGATTCTCAAGAAAATAGATAAGGAGTGCGCAACTATCGATAGGCATACGCAGGAAATTATTCTTTCCCAGATTGAATTGCTTTTGAATTATTCAAAACGATTTTACGAGCGGCAGTTCATCACCCGGCAAATAGGCAATCATCAGTTGCTAATCAACTTTGAACAGGTAGTTAACAAGTACTTTGAAAGGGAGCAAACAGGCTTGTTGACCGTTCACTATATAGCAAAGCAAATGAATCTGTCACCGAATTATCTGAGTGACCTGCTGCGTGTGCATACCGGTCAAAACACCCAGCAACACATTCATGAAAAATTAATTGAACGAGCGAAGGAACAACTTTCCACATCCAATTTGTCAATTAGTGAAATTGCTTATGCATTAGGTTTCGAGCATTCCCAGTCTTTTAGTACACTATTCAAAAAGAAAACCAAGATGTCACCCTTGGAATTCCGGAACTCATTTAATTGA
- a CDS encoding porin family protein has translation MKAFLFSLSLLFLSTFPLISQGQEKPKKTYTLGVGSSIDGMNHLYGINVSNEFSWRLGKRMSFNAGLSYYQSLGSYKESRLELGQKNQEQSSGLFITPSLKYDLIQKPSGFNLSIAAGPSLQLGGETFLYNPNFDGTLPDYPTYVTNKFQRVGLHFELEAAWNSKNPNRKNAVSLSAFGANNAMPWYLHATYKIRLKLGN, from the coding sequence ATGAAAGCATTTCTATTCTCACTATCCCTGCTTTTCTTAAGTACCTTCCCGCTAATAAGCCAAGGACAAGAAAAACCAAAAAAAACCTACACTCTTGGAGTAGGTAGCTCTATAGATGGAATGAACCATTTATATGGTATCAATGTCTCCAATGAATTTAGCTGGAGGCTAGGAAAAAGGATGTCATTCAATGCTGGCCTATCCTATTACCAATCACTTGGAAGTTATAAGGAATCTAGGCTCGAATTAGGGCAAAAAAACCAAGAGCAATCTTCTGGACTTTTTATAACTCCTTCGTTGAAATATGATCTGATTCAAAAACCATCTGGCTTTAATCTATCCATTGCGGCCGGTCCATCCTTACAGCTTGGAGGCGAAACTTTTCTCTATAATCCCAACTTCGACGGAACCTTACCGGATTACCCTACTTATGTCACCAATAAATTCCAACGGGTCGGATTGCACTTTGAATTGGAAGCAGCATGGAATTCTAAAAACCCAAACAGGAAAAATGCTGTCAGCCTTTCAGCTTTCGGCGCCAACAATGCAATGCCGTGGTATCTCCATGCAACCTATAAAATCAGATTAAAACTAGGAAATTAG
- a CDS encoding DinB family protein: MDFKLSQSIEILERTPYVIESYLSALSNDWIKNDEGEGTWSPYVILGHLVYGEKKDWMLRIKTIMVDSERKAFEPFDRFAQLQEDQNRPIGLMVQEFKELRKENLEDLISLEIQQHHLSRKGIHPAFGEVTLQQLIATWAVHDLGHIAQISRVMAKQYSKEVGPWFDYLSILKQ; the protein is encoded by the coding sequence ATGGATTTTAAGCTCAGCCAATCAATTGAAATATTAGAAAGAACTCCTTATGTCATAGAATCATATTTATCTGCGCTATCAAATGATTGGATAAAAAATGATGAAGGCGAAGGCACTTGGAGTCCCTATGTAATTCTTGGACATTTGGTCTATGGAGAGAAAAAGGACTGGATGCTTCGGATCAAAACCATCATGGTTGACTCTGAGAGAAAGGCATTTGAACCTTTTGATAGGTTTGCCCAGCTGCAGGAAGATCAGAATAGACCGATAGGGCTGATGGTCCAGGAATTCAAGGAGTTGAGAAAGGAGAATCTTGAAGATCTGATTTCCTTAGAAATTCAGCAGCATCATTTAAGTCGTAAAGGTATTCATCCTGCATTTGGGGAAGTTACCCTTCAGCAACTTATTGCTACCTGGGCTGTGCACGATTTAGGCCACATAGCACAGATATCCAGGGTTATGGCCAAGCAATATTCAAAAGAAGTTGGCCCCTGGTTCGATTATCTGAGTATTCTGAAACAATAA
- the hxpB gene encoding hexitol phosphatase HxpB, protein MSLEARLRGKKAVIFDMDGVIIDTEKIWKKAEKEVFSALGVKVTNENSKVTEAMTTPEVAHHWFAQFPWKGKSLQEAEQLVIQRVSALIETEECLIDGVKRFLEGLRSQNYKIGLATNSPQEIIPTVLRRLEITHLFDVVSSAEMEEKGKPHPAVYLSTARKLNVSPKDCLVIEDSYSGMMAAKNAGMEVAAFTNGNQHLNFEIADCHILNY, encoded by the coding sequence ATGAGCCTAGAAGCGAGACTTAGAGGTAAAAAAGCTGTCATATTTGATATGGATGGTGTTATCATTGACACGGAAAAGATCTGGAAGAAGGCAGAAAAGGAAGTGTTTTCTGCTTTAGGTGTGAAGGTGACCAATGAAAATTCCAAGGTCACCGAAGCTATGACTACCCCTGAGGTAGCTCACCATTGGTTTGCCCAATTCCCCTGGAAAGGAAAAAGCTTACAAGAAGCTGAGCAACTGGTAATCCAACGGGTATCTGCGCTGATAGAAACTGAGGAATGCCTGATAGATGGGGTTAAGCGTTTCCTTGAAGGTTTAAGAAGTCAAAACTACAAAATTGGATTGGCCACTAACTCACCTCAAGAAATCATTCCCACTGTTTTGAGAAGGCTGGAAATCACCCATTTATTTGATGTTGTTTCTTCGGCTGAAATGGAAGAAAAGGGTAAACCCCACCCGGCAGTGTACCTTTCAACAGCACGCAAACTCAACGTATCGCCAAAGGACTGTTTGGTCATTGAAGATTCTTATTCAGGCATGATGGCGGCGAAAAATGCAGGGATGGAAGTTGCCGCATTTACTAATGGTAATCAGCATTTGAATTTTGAAATAGCTGATTGTCATATTCTTAACTATTGA
- a CDS encoding JAB domain-containing protein has product METTERKIDLFELAEIKLSYSANVKNSLRPKVSSSRQVYEVFAQAWDQDRIEFVEDFKVMLLSRAKRVLGIVNISSGGTAGTVVDVKLVYAAAIKANSNLVILALCHPSGNLLPSEQDKRLTQRIKNAGEILDIPVLDHLIMTAEGYYSFADEGEL; this is encoded by the coding sequence ATGGAGACTACAGAAAGAAAAATTGATTTGTTTGAATTAGCTGAAATTAAGCTAAGCTACAGTGCAAATGTAAAAAACTCACTTCGTCCTAAGGTGAGTAGTTCCAGACAAGTATATGAGGTGTTTGCCCAAGCCTGGGATCAGGACAGGATTGAGTTTGTTGAAGACTTTAAAGTTATGCTCCTGTCTAGAGCAAAGCGGGTGCTGGGCATTGTGAACATCAGCTCAGGAGGAACCGCAGGCACTGTAGTGGATGTAAAACTGGTCTATGCAGCTGCGATTAAAGCTAATTCAAATTTGGTAATTTTAGCGCTTTGCCATCCGAGTGGGAATCTGCTGCCATCAGAACAGGACAAAAGATTGACTCAGCGAATCAAAAATGCAGGTGAAATCTTGGATATCCCGGTACTGGATCATTTGATAATGACCGCTGAGGGATATTATTCCTTTGCAGATGAAGGGGAGCTTTAG
- a CDS encoding dihydrofolate reductase family protein: MRKLKLQVQITIDGFISGPNGEMDWMKFPWTEDILSYVREITEPVDTIVLGRKLAEGFIPHWANVAKDPSNPEYEGGVKYASTQKIVFTKTLGESIWENTGIAKGDLVEEINSLKSKSGKDIIPYGGGAFVSALIKNKLIDELHLFVNPAAIGKGMPIFKELTEMQKFRVIDVRNFECGIVTLVYKPI, encoded by the coding sequence ATGAGAAAATTGAAATTACAAGTCCAAATAACCATAGACGGGTTTATTTCGGGACCAAACGGAGAAATGGATTGGATGAAGTTTCCTTGGACAGAAGACATTTTAAGCTATGTACGAGAGATTACTGAACCTGTGGACACCATTGTTTTGGGTAGAAAATTGGCGGAAGGTTTCATTCCGCATTGGGCAAATGTTGCCAAAGACCCCAGCAATCCAGAATATGAAGGAGGTGTTAAATACGCTTCAACTCAAAAAATTGTCTTTACAAAAACACTCGGCGAATCTATTTGGGAAAATACCGGAATTGCAAAAGGTGACTTGGTTGAAGAAATCAATAGTTTAAAGAGTAAATCAGGCAAAGACATTATTCCTTATGGTGGTGGTGCTTTCGTTTCTGCGCTCATCAAAAATAAACTCATTGACGAGTTGCACTTGTTTGTAAATCCTGCCGCAATTGGAAAGGGAATGCCCATTTTTAAAGAACTGACTGAAATGCAGAAATTCAGGGTGATAGATGTTCGAAATTTTGAATGTGGTATTGTTACATTGGTTTATAAACCCATTTAA
- a CDS encoding ArsR/SmtB family transcription factor — protein MRRDIFQAIADPTRRAIITLIALQAMTPNAIAEHFDTTRQAVSKHLRILTECELVKQEQKGREIYYELEIEKMKEIDKWLEQFRKIWENRFDQLDNLLSTLKNKKNEN, from the coding sequence ATGCGTAGAGACATTTTTCAAGCCATTGCTGACCCGACAAGAAGGGCAATTATTACGCTGATTGCATTACAAGCAATGACACCTAATGCCATTGCCGAACATTTTGACACAACACGTCAAGCGGTCTCAAAACACTTACGCATTTTAACCGAGTGTGAATTAGTCAAGCAGGAGCAAAAGGGACGTGAAATATACTACGAACTTGAAATTGAAAAGATGAAGGAAATCGATAAATGGTTAGAACAGTTCAGAAAAATTTGGGAAAACCGTTTTGACCAACTTGACAATTTATTATCAACACTTAAAAACAAGAAAAATGAAAATTAA
- a CDS encoding SRPBCC family protein, with product MKINLLFDFTVDKKTSTVFVNREFDADQSMVWDAFTKQEILDQWWAPQPWKSRTKYMNFEEGGRRFYAMVGPEGEEHWSIQDFTSISPKENFQFKDAFADTDETIKEQMPSANWNLDFSETDGITTVKISIKHAKLEDLEMHIQMGFKEGFTATLNHLAELLKS from the coding sequence ATGAAAATTAATCTGTTATTTGACTTTACTGTCGACAAAAAAACGAGTACCGTTTTTGTAAACCGAGAATTTGATGCAGACCAATCAATGGTTTGGGATGCTTTTACAAAACAGGAAATCCTTGACCAATGGTGGGCACCACAACCTTGGAAATCAAGAACAAAGTATATGAACTTTGAAGAAGGTGGACGAAGATTTTACGCAATGGTCGGTCCTGAAGGCGAAGAACATTGGTCCATTCAAGACTTTACTTCAATTTCACCCAAGGAAAATTTCCAATTCAAGGACGCTTTTGCAGACACGGATGAAACCATTAAAGAACAAATGCCTTCTGCCAATTGGAACTTGGACTTTAGTGAAACTGATGGTATTACAACGGTAAAGATTTCTATTAAACACGCAAAACTTGAAGACCTTGAAATGCACATACAGATGGGCTTCAAAGAAGGGTTTACAGCGACATTAAACCATTTAGCGGAACTTTTAAAATCATAA
- a CDS encoding DoxX family protein, protein MKKDKIIFWIATIIIALWEAVMPMSTWIFAPEYMTTGTKALGYPDYFAYALAIAKVLGVIAIASPKTPENLKEWAYSGLAFTLIFAFISRACVDKNIAYMIMPLAFLGILAISYFYKDKIQTVN, encoded by the coding sequence ATGAAAAAAGATAAAATCATTTTTTGGATTGCTACAATTATTATAGCACTTTGGGAAGCCGTTATGCCAATGAGTACTTGGATTTTTGCACCAGAGTATATGACAACCGGAACAAAGGCTTTGGGCTATCCCGATTATTTTGCATACGCTTTAGCGATAGCAAAAGTCCTAGGAGTTATTGCGATAGCGTCCCCAAAAACACCTGAAAATCTTAAAGAATGGGCATATTCAGGGCTTGCATTCACACTTATTTTTGCGTTCATAAGCCGCGCTTGTGTAGATAAAAACATCGCTTATATGATTATGCCTTTGGCTTTCTTGGGCATACTTGCGATATCCTACTTTTACAAAGACAAAATTCAAACAGTAAACTAA
- a CDS encoding VOC family protein, protein MAKQIFINLAVKDVNKSMDFYTALGFTNNPQFSDDTTKCMVWSDTIFVMLMAHEKFSTFTTKPIADTKANIAGLYSLSADSVDEMNEILENGLSAGGNEPNELRDYGFMQQRTIEDLDGHTWEMFYMDMSKMPTS, encoded by the coding sequence ATGGCAAAACAAATCTTTATCAATTTAGCTGTAAAAGACGTCAACAAATCAATGGACTTTTATACAGCATTGGGATTTACAAACAATCCCCAATTTTCAGACGACACCACAAAATGTATGGTTTGGAGCGATACCATTTTCGTAATGCTAATGGCACACGAAAAGTTTTCAACCTTTACCACCAAGCCTATTGCAGACACAAAAGCAAATATTGCAGGGCTTTATTCTTTATCTGCCGATAGTGTGGATGAAATGAACGAAATCTTGGAAAACGGACTATCGGCAGGCGGAAATGAACCAAACGAATTAAGGGATTATGGTTTTATGCAACAACGAACAATCGAAGATTTAGACGGACACACTTGGGAAATGTTCTATATGGATATGTCAAAAATGCCAACGTCATAA
- a CDS encoding GNAT family N-acetyltransferase: MKDEIEIQIAYSENEYLELISVFQQVLGSDKSKMDYRHINHFLKDDNFYFIVAKAKGKIIGGLTVFIINQYLVDKPYAYLKDLAVLEEYRGLEIDSKLVQFAVDDWLSYDFKDVIVHVNKEDTHTLALYRAVLPTSEKETIQFTFASRPKSREKEPKQ, from the coding sequence ATGAAAGATGAAATTGAAATCCAGATTGCCTACAGTGAAAATGAGTATTTAGAACTTATTTCAGTTTTTCAACAAGTTTTGGGATCAGATAAGAGTAAAATGGATTACCGTCATATAAATCATTTTTTAAAGGATGATAATTTCTATTTTATAGTTGCGAAAGCTAAAGGCAAAATAATTGGGGGACTTACCGTTTTCATTATTAACCAATATCTGGTGGATAAGCCTTATGCTTACCTTAAGGATTTGGCAGTTCTGGAGGAATATAGAGGTTTAGAAATTGATAGTAAATTAGTTCAGTTTGCCGTGGACGACTGGCTTTCCTATGATTTTAAAGATGTCATTGTACATGTAAATAAGGAAGATACCCATACTCTAGCTCTATATCGGGCTGTCTTACCCACTTCTGAAAAAGAGACCATTCAATTCACATTTGCATCCCGGCCAAAGAGTAGGGAAAAGGAGCCAAAGCAATAA
- a CDS encoding DUF4386 domain-containing protein, with protein sequence MELQIPPRGLWLFPFGYLVYISGFLPKLLGILLMAGCFGYLITFFGGFLYSDFNETMISDIVGYPAPLGEIGICLWLLVMGTN encoded by the coding sequence GTGGAATTACAAATTCCACCCAGGGGACTTTGGCTATTTCCTTTTGGCTATTTGGTTTATATATCAGGTTTTCTACCCAAACTTCTAGGAATACTTTTAATGGCTGGATGTTTTGGATATTTGATAACATTTTTTGGTGGCTTCCTGTATTCAGATTTTAATGAAACAATGATATCCGATATTGTAGGATATCCTGCACCTCTTGGAGAAATTGGAATTTGTTTGTGGCTATTAGTAATGGGAACGAATTAA
- a CDS encoding transposase, with translation MEIAKMLEQIINSDDNKRQHYLEPKPHKRVNKNTLKDIDLNLRSYQMFEGTDLLAVEGMSYSTVLALMSEVGLEGIRKFKTAKHFASWLRLAPNNKVSGGKVLSSKVPKRSNRLKIALRNAANAIGNLKDSTPLQDFFHRINFRKGRVSAISATARKLAVIIWDMVVKGVPYINPEGYLFLDQKRKLGLVKRIKKQIDKFGLTKDDLGLKTADF, from the coding sequence ATGGAAATTGCTAAGATGCTGGAACAGATCATCAATTCGGATGATAATAAGAGGCAGCATTACCTTGAGCCAAAGCCACACAAAAGAGTGAATAAAAATACGCTCAAAGACATCGATCTGAATCTGAGATCCTATCAGATGTTTGAAGGGACAGATCTGTTGGCAGTTGAGGGTATGAGTTATTCGACAGTATTGGCTCTGATGAGTGAAGTTGGGTTGGAAGGGATCAGAAAATTCAAAACCGCTAAGCATTTTGCCAGTTGGCTGCGTCTGGCTCCCAACAATAAAGTCAGCGGAGGCAAAGTTCTCTCAAGTAAAGTCCCAAAAAGAAGCAACCGTCTCAAAATTGCCCTCCGTAATGCAGCAAATGCCATCGGGAATCTGAAAGATTCCACTCCCTTGCAAGACTTTTTCCACCGTATTAACTTCCGCAAAGGAAGAGTTTCAGCCATCAGTGCAACAGCTAGAAAGTTGGCAGTTATTATCTGGGATATGGTGGTCAAGGGAGTACCCTACATCAATCCAGAAGGCTATCTCTTTTTAGATCAGAAAAGAAAGTTGGGATTAGTTAAAAGGATAAAGAAGCAAATCGATAAATTCGGTCTCACAAAAGACGACCTGGGCCTTAAAACCGCAGATTTTTAA